A window from Lytechinus pictus isolate F3 Inbred chromosome 9, Lp3.0, whole genome shotgun sequence encodes these proteins:
- the LOC129268449 gene encoding ciliary microtubule-associated protein 3-like, translating into MHAIIFSILSSCKGNTTTARKLTKTLLNLVLVSKFDIIMATTLPSLEALLGKEKKSNVSFGTTADRPLFPASLPVNRIGNGMALDTKPNRGPGSYDNAEKTTSMYHVENQITSKNGYTMGARTGPRIRKEFQTKTPCPSTYQTKWSVPRTFEPSNKPFEVGANRFYRNTVDPELTPGAGTYEHNVPRNRKVAYHGTFGGPQLLKVPPNDGVLMPEDCKGTTQKSRLMTYKEKRKFAIREAYLSLYY; encoded by the exons ATGCATGCAATTATTTTCAGCATTCTTTCCAGTTGTAAAGGAAATACTACTACAGCACGAAAACTGACTAAAACTTTGTTGAATTTGGTACTAGTTTCGAAGTTTGACATCATCATGGCAACAACGTTACCATCATTAGAAG cTCTTCTcgggaaggaaaagaagagtaATGTCTCGTTTGGAACGACAGCAGACCGACCTCTCTTCCCAGCCAGCTTACCAGTAAATAGAATAGGAAATGGTATGGCCTTAGACACAAAGCCCAACAGAGGGCCAGGATCTTATGATAATGCAGAG AAAACCACATCAATGTATCATGTTGAGAACCAGATAACAAGCAAAAATGGATACACAATGGGAGCAAGAACAGGACCAAGGATACGAAAAGAATTTCAA ACGAAGACACCTTGTCCAAGTACCTATCAAACTAAATGGTCTGTTCCAAGGACCTTTGAACCCTCAAATAAGCCATTTGAAGTCGGAGCAAACAGATTTTACAGGAACACGGTCGACCCAGAGTTAACACCAGG AGCTGGAACGTACGAACACAACGTGCCAAGAAACAGGAAAGTAGCTTATCATGGAACATTCGGAGGTCCCCAGCTTCTAAAGGTCCCGCCAAATGATGGCGTCCTAATGCCAGAAGATTGCAAGGGAACAACACAAAAGAGTCGCCTCATGACGTATAAGGAGAAGAGGAAATTTGCAATCCGAGAAGCATACCTGAGTTTATACTATTGA